A genomic region of Camelus ferus isolate YT-003-E chromosome 11, BCGSAC_Cfer_1.0, whole genome shotgun sequence contains the following coding sequences:
- the DUSP5 gene encoding dual specificity protein phosphatase 5 encodes MGSHVTGRTLIHIKRGAAGGIPGFWGGEWPGRAPSVRGGKEELSGRSGARLGGPTASPRVALPGLAAGTLAVGTCGARGAGPLGGGGGMKVTSLDGRQLRKMLRKEAAARCVVLDCRPYLAFAASSVRGSLNVNLNSVVLRRARGGTVSARYVLPDEAARARLLQEGGGGVAAVVVLDQGSRHWQKLREESAARVVLTSLLACLPAGPRVYFLKGGYETFHSEYPECCVDVKPISQEKVETERALISQSGKPVLNISYRPAYDQGGPVEILPFLYLGSAYHASECEFLANLHITALLNVSRRTSEACMTHLHYKWIPVEDSHTADISSHFQEAIDFIDCVREEGGKVLVHCEAGISRSPTICMAYLMKTKQFRLKDAFDYIKQRRSVISPNFGFMGQLLQYESEILPSTPTPQAPSCQGEAAGPSFIAHLQTLSPDVQGSYCTFPTSVLAPVPTHSTVSELSRSPMATATSC; translated from the exons ATGGGCAGCCACGTCACGGGCCGCACACTCATTCACATAAAACGCGGCGCTGCTGGCGGAATCCCCGGCTTCTGGGGCGGCGAGTGGCCGGGCCGGGCGCCTAGCGTGCGGGGCGGGAAAGAAGAGTTGAGCGGCCGCTCCGGCGCCAGACTCGGTGGGCCGACCGCATCCCCGCGGGTCGCCCTCCCGGGCCTCGCCGCGGGCACCCTGGCTGTGGGCACCTGCGGGGCGCGCGGCGCGGGGCCGCTGGGCGGCGGTGGCGGCATGAAGGTCACGTCTCTCGACGGGCGCCAGCTGCGCAAGATGCTCCGCAAGGAGGCGGCGGCGCGCTGTGTGGTGCTCGACTGCCGGCCCTACCTGGCCTTCGCCGCCTCGAGCGTGCGCGGCTCGCTCAACGTCAACCTCAATTCGGTGGTGCTGCGGCGGGCCCGTGGCGGCACGGTGTCGGCGCGCTACGTGCTGCCCGACGAGGCGGCGCGCGCGCGGCTGCTGCAggagggcggcggcggcgtggCGGCCGTGGTCGTGCTGGACCAGGGCAGCCGCCACTGGCAGAAGCTGCGCGAGGAGAGCGCCGCACGCGTCGTGCTTACCTCGCTGCTCGCCTGTCTGCCCGCCGGCCCGCGGGTCTACTTCCTCAAAG GGGGATATGAGACTTTCCACTCAGAATATCCTGAGTGTTGTGTGGATGTAAAACCCATTTCACAAGAGAAGGTTGAAACCGAGAGAGCCCTCATCAGTCAAAGTGGGAAACCAGTGCTCAACATCAGTTACAGGCCGGCTTACGACCAG GGCGGCCCGGTTGAAATCCTTCCATTCCTCTACCTTGGAAGTGCCTACCATGCATCCGAGTGCGAGTTCCTTGCCAACCTGCACATCACGGCCCTGCTGAATGTCTCACGGCGTACCTCCGAGGCCTGCATGACCCACCTACACTACAAATGGATCCCTGTGGAAGACAGCCACACAGCTGACATCAGCTCCCACTTTCAAGAAGCAATAGACTTCATCG actgtgtcagggaagagggaggcaaggTCCTGGTCCACTGTGAGGCTGGGATCTCCCGCTCACCCACCATCTGCATGGCTTACCTCATGAAGACCAAGCAGTTCCGCCTAAAAGACGCCTTCGATTACATCAAGCAGAGGAGGAGTGTGATCTCGCCCAACTTCGGCTTCATGGGCCAGCTCCTGCAGTATGAGTCTGAGATCTTGCCTTCCACGCCTaccccccaggctccctcctgccaAGGGGAGGCAGCCGGCCCTTCGTTCATAGCCCATTTGCAGACACTGAGCCCCGACGTGCAGGGTTCGTACTGCACATTCCCTACCTCGGTGCTGGCACCAGTGCCCACCCACTCGACGGTCTCAGAGCTCAGCCGGAGCCCTATGGCCACAGCCACATCCTGCTAA